AAGTTCatattgtatatttaaaattttagagtaAACAATATATGGACTAACaatgtaaatattttacacTTTCATTCCCAactattttttgtatatttttatccatataaatttaattgtttacctattaattcattgatattattttgtttgtgcAAACCAatgtctaaaattaattattttgaaaaaccatcattctattttaatttgttagacTCAATTAAATCAttgaagatttttctttgacatgggaaatttttttcttcttttatatatagattGATATGTTTATGTAAAGTTTTTAATATAGAGATTTTAGATCAAGTATAAGCAATGgagatgaaaattttattttattttttatttatgaacatTAGTAGGATAATAGGCACTTAACTCTCGAGAATGAACAATTTACTTGAAACtacattaaaataattgattgtaCTCTAAATTATTAGGTAtagtcaattattttaattcattgttacactaattttaatataaatatttttttcttgtgcaCTATCTTTtcatttaactaatttattaaatgcTTTATTTTATCTTACCATATTgtgaataaaacatataaatatgCATGGGTAGAAACACTATTTTCTATCTAAAAAAATGCAAGCCATATATATTAAATGGAATTAATTTACCATactgattatttttttacttttattaaatgGAATTAATTTTAgtacttttgaaaaataaagttatatatCATACGGATAAACTAAtatttgtaataaattttttacttagttcatattttcttgaaattattaatgattattttcacCTGCATTAAATGATGGATTGATATTAAAtacatttgatttcttttttactttgaatacttttctttcaattattaataattattttcccaTGCAttaaatgattgatttttttttttactttatttatattttctttaacttatCAATAATCATTTTCACGGGCATTGAATGAGGAATTAATATTGAAGACTTTcatataagtttaatttatttaagaattttttttaaataaatcacagTACTTCCATTTCTATTTATAAGTCCTAAGTTAAAGtaatgttgtttttcttttctttttataagactcaatccataatattattttaaatgtagtaTTACATTTACTGTATTCAATtggttttgtaaattttaaatgttgttAATCTAACTATAAAAATGAATGTTGTATTCCAATTGAtagttcataaattttaactttttatactttaccaactaattttattttaatatttaataattattagtgtttaatttaataaaaatttcatatatatatatatatatatatatatatatatatatatatatataattataaaaatgttgctcaattaaaaagataaagttacttttgaaaaagttattaaataaaataagtattcaAAACTTACATTTAAAGTAAATAcatttattcttcttttatatattttatttaaatatttaatgataaatacTTATCATCaacattaaatgaataatttattaataagtttCAAACTAAAATCAGATATACCATATGGAGaaatattttatagaatttaatttaaatatattaacctTGTAAAGATATTTTGTATTACTTTCATTTATTCATAGACTATCATGTATGATTAAATTGGTTAATTTTGTAgcaattattctaaaaattatatacatgAGATGAATtctaattagttaataatataagtattttttttatacttataatGTAAGAGAATTAggttcatattttatatttaaaatcttagagcaaataatatatgaactaacaaaaattatattactactattattttttacttgtatATTAAAGACAGATACCAAAAAGATTTATAACAAATCATGCACCATGATAAATCCCAAAATACTTtgcatataaatttatttctttctatattaataaacttaaaagtcaatcattttttattagttgacacATTGACAATACTTAgaaattcaattcaaatatttattttgcttttatttattgaattattaaatGCTTATTTTGTATTCATCTGTATCTAATCAATATTTAACACTTGTATCTTCTTATGGTGATTAGTGAAGCAATGACCGTGTATAAATACATGATGATAAGACTGACAATAACCACCGAAGAAAACAAGAGTTGGTAGAGATAGTGGTTTAAGTAGACTCACACTAACAAAGCTGTGAAAATTCTATTCTACGCGTTGTAGCCTCCATTTCACACCTTAGTaagctctctttctctctctctatgtgtgtgtgtgtgtgtgtgacttcATGGTTAGAGAATTTATCCTTCTTGCCATCGTAAATTTagtttgagtattttttttattatcatgatATTGGTACGAAGTATCTACTATCGAAAACAATGACTAATCTCTACCAagtattcattttcttttgtccATAAGTCATGTCAACATGCGGCGCATGCAAGTACCAACGGCGAAGGTGCTATTCGGATATTTGCATGTTCGCACCATACTTTCCAGCGGAGAACATCCAGCGGTTCGCGTGCGTGCACCATGTGTTTGGCGGTGGCAACGTAGGAAGCATGCTCAACATCACAAAGCCAAAGTTGCGGGGGTGGGTGGTGAAGACGTTGGCATACCAGGCAGAGGCACGTGTGAGGGACCCTGTGCATGGGTGCGTGGGCCTCATACGGGAGTTGGAAGAGAATCATCGCAAGGTGAAAGAGGACCTTGCCAAGGCCCAAATGGAGCTGGCCCGATACATGGGCCCGGAGTTTGTGAGAAAGCTGAGTCCCAATTATGGTGGTGAGTCTTCTTTGAAGGGTAAGTTTGTGGCACATTTGCAGCCGACAACAATGGAGCTTGACTTTGCTCCCTCTATTGCCAttgatgttgatgatcttgATAAGTGGGACCCTTTTCCACCATGGGAAACTAGTTTTCAGAATGTTGGTCCTTCTTCTTCACATGCACATGGTGAAGGTGGGAATAGGAAGGGTAAGGGTGTTGCTCCTTAACCCACAAGGACTAGCCTAATAGTTAGGAGTTAATGGAGCAGATGTATGAGATCTTAGGTTCTATCTTTTAGCCAAGGGAATTTTATTCTTGTTGCTCTTGTAggaataataaatttgaaactATATAATTTATGTCGTTTCCCATAGATTAACTTTGTGTTAGCAATGcttgatatttatatatgttttaataaCATATACAAGGatcgagtttccttttgttttatATGAGTGATGCAGTGTGACGTgatttattagttatttatttattttgatctttttgcattgaaaattagtgtaagatgtaaagaaaatttaattggCAACGCAATTTATTTTGCACAAAAGTGATGAAATTAATAAACCATTGatatcatgtttttttattattatcaagtTCTTTGTATACATTTAAtattaaactaataataatgaaatcaaCTATGAGGTAAAACCAAACACAATGTTTTGTTATGAGGTTGTACAAAATGCTTTGTAGGTTTTTCGATCTtcgtaaatattaattatggtTAGAGGTTGAGTTTCCAAAGCCTTCATAATTTTATGCGTGATGTTTACAAGATTGTGAGTTGTTTTAGTCTTTGCAAAGACTGATTGTGGTCAAATATTGGGCTTTCAAAGCCTCCACACCTTTAAGTTAAATGTGTGACTGCAGATTCGACCTTAGTGCAGGCTGGTTAGGATACAAGATTTAGCTCCAATAACATTCACCCTTGTTATTTAAGCTCAATCTTGTATCCTAATAAGCTTGCCACACATTTAACCGAGACCAGTCAAGTTTAGAGGCTCCCAAACTGATTGGTTGGGATGAGATTGACTCTTAAACCAACCATGAGGATTAATAactctaaaagaaaaattataatcatcCATCCGACATATCAACTTAGGTGGGAAAAATCAATGACAAGTCAACAAGTACAATGTATGACCTCTAAAGAGATTGCCCATTCATTCTCATCCAAGTATACCTACCTCTAATACCTAACAAGATAGGTTGGCAATAAATCACAAAGACATGGAGATATGTCAAGAGGCATACCCTTCTTGAAATGTCAAAGAGGCTCAACGATGTTATCATCATATGTTGTCATACTCAAACACGGACTCGACAAACACCATGCCAAGATGTTTGGCAAGGAAGACATATTACACAATAATGTGTGGCAAAAAGTGTTGGagataacttaaaataaaaaggttaGGATACAACCCCACCTTGTATTTACACTTAGACATAGTTTTTTTATGCACACTTAGACATAATTGAGGAGAGAGTGAAGGAAGCTTTGTGCTCTGTCATCAACACTTTGTACCACAAAacaaaactacaaaaaaaatatgaatattatttGCTTATATCTATTCAAACCACTATTAATGTTTCCTAATATTATTTTGGTACAAAATCATCAGTGGTAATGATATTTCAACTTAGAAGTTAgattttgatataaattattcaaattttcgACTATTAAATTGAACATTGATATTGTTCTTacaaataattgattaaatatgtttttgactATATTCATACTTAGATTTCTTTACGGCGAAAAATAATGCTCTTAAATAATTGTTGGTTGTAGACTTTGACTTCCCCTTCCTTTTTCATTCACTAGTTCTTTATAAATGAGTAAATGACTTCATGTTttgagtgaaaataaaaattgtaatttaaattcaaattacttTATCTCAATGTTGTCTCCATTGAAGAGGGAAAAGGAGAAGAAGCATGAGTTGGATTCCTTATTTTGGATATTTGGGCATTAAGAACAAGATTGAGAACATGGAAATTTGAGACAATTTGTTGCTCATATGAAACTAAtgacaaatactttttttttttacataggaAAAGAGAGAGACATCAATgtgattatgataatgagaccTTTTTAAAGGTAATTTGGGTGGTTATGCAATTATGTCTTGCACAAATTTATCTCTTGTTTTGTTTGGGTTTTCTTGCATAAATAAAACTCGAGTGATGACATTGCGGCACATACATCCTCATTTTGTGAGTTGACAACTGTAACTAGAAATCTTAGAGCTAAATGTGTAACATCTctgattttttacttttcaacGAATCTCACTCTATGACACTTCACGCGGTGACACTTCACTCAACATCCTTGTTGGTCAAAATCCTCCATAGGTAGCCCTTTCTGAGACCTCAAAAATCAACTATGCCTGCTTCCAGGATCAATGACTGACCCCAATAAACCAACACAAGACTTTTCAACATGCTTTGCCCTCACTCACATTTTTTGGGAAACTTCCCAGAAGGTCACCCATCTCATAACTATTCCAAGCCAAGCATGTTTAACCGTGAAGTTCTTTGGTGATGAGATACCAAAAAGTAGATGTATCTTATTGGTATAggtagtaccaattaattcttttaagttaTCCTCAACTGTGCAGTCACATACCTGCATAACTTCTGGATCCTTCTCATTCTAGTGTGATTTGATCGGGGTGCTACAAAATGTCTCTTAGGAGAGGGAGACTTTGgtaaaatatataaaggatGTCTGGAAATTATTAATCAGATGAGTCTattttctcattatttatttgtttgtttatgaaaaataggagaaacgtgttaggcaatgaagtgattttttctcttttctttattattcaTCATTTCCCCTTTTCAGATTGATTTTATCTAACAACCATAATAATAGATTGAGTTTTGTTAACATAAAACTCTACATAAATTTTATGTGCGTTTAGTTTGTAACATGTTTTGTCCCTTTTAATGTTGTATATATTTACTGTAAGTTGTCACAATTAAGCAACTTAATCGAAATAGACTTAAGGGGAATAAGGAATTCCTTGTTCATGTGTTGATGTGGAGTCTACTTCAACATCCTAACCTTGTCAACCTTATTGGTTATTGTGCTAATGGAGATCAAAGGCTTCTATTTATGAGTATATACCATTAGGATCCTTGGAAGACCACTTgaatgatatttatattttaactatGCAAGTTATTTTTTCACCTTTAAATCTTATATTATCTTCTAGTTAATATAGGTCTATATACGATTGATTTGAAAACATTCCTCCCAATAAGAAATGACTCAACTGGAACACATGAATAAAAATAGTTGCTCGAGCAACAAAGGAATTCCATTGTCTACATGACAAAAGTAGTTATGTAACAATATTATTGAAAGATTGTATCATATACTTATATAAAAGCTGTAGAATTAGATTGCCAAAATTTTGTATCTGATGTAACATTATGTTAATGAAATGGTGTTGtaaccttctcttccatttctTTGAGTGCAAAAGTCATCTTAATGCATATGCAAATTTActtatattgtttaaattacaagacaatcaatatttttttgaaagaattaaTATGTGCATCGAAGTGATCCTTGTTGTTGACATTATTTTTGCCATTCTCTTCTTTTGCATTCTCTGTCTTTGCCATTCTTTCTTGTTGATATCTTTTGCCAACAACATTCTAATCTCTTTTTGCTATCAAATATCTTGATGATCCATTTAGGCTTGttccaaaagtaaaaaaatttatatgcatggctattaatgttaaggatTACCATTTTAAGAAGAAGCGTAAATAACTTTCAAATTTAGGTTAATGACACCACTCAGTTTTAGGCCAGCCTAATTTCAAATATGATGTTTTTGCTCATCCAATTATTATATGCAAAAAGAGGCATAAttactttatattaaaattggCCTTTGCTTACGTTGTTGTCATTAAACTCATTAGGCTTCATGAAACTGTGTATCAAAAGAATTATGTTTTTTTGCCTTCGAATGCacatataaagaaattaaaaaagtgtagtttacataatattaaaaaatattcaaacatgaTGGCATTTGGGTTTAGCTTCATATAAAACAAGTGATAATATCCATGAATGAACATTGgagttttataataaataattcatgCGCAAATGAACAAAGCATATTATTCATTAGAATTCTAAATTCTTACCTAGGGtacataaaaattagttttttgttCTAATAAGAGCCCATATACATTAAGACATCAAACTAGAAAAATTGTGATGAGCAAAGGATGAACATGACTAACTATGAGTCATGGCAATGTGGACTATAGTTCTGATTCATTATACCTAATGGAATTGACGAGGATTCAACAACTCATTAATTTGTAAGAATGTTGAAAGGCTGAAATATtgagaaaaatctcaaaaatttattcaataataatctCTCCTTTTGAATACATTTGATTTATctatatataagtataaataGGATTTCCTAgaatctaaataaaataaaacaaggaaAGATTATATATTCCTAATGTAACAACCCATTGTCGCTACATGATAActctaaaacaaacaaaacagaagacttattttaattcaattaaaactcttaaattaatttatttatgaaagtaCTTGTAAACTCTTGGCATTTCAAAGGGCCAAAGCTTAAATGCATGACATCAAGATAAGATatcacattaaatttatatagttGAATAAACTATGTGCCTTGTGATACTCCAACACAACTAGGCATATGCAACATAATAACAACTCAAATATTCTCAAAACaagtaaataaacataaaatactcTTTAAAGATAAACTATCTAGACTTTAAGTCGGCTAACACTATACATAATGTTAAAAAGGAAACATAAGATGAAAATCACATCTTCACGTTCAAGTATGCATATTCATGAAGTCTCTGAAACACATATGGTCACCTCTTAACCATTTGCTCCCCGCGTAAGTCAAATGTGAGATCATAGCAGACATAAACCACATGTGCAAAAATGCAAGCGTAAACATACCAAAAACAAATATACTAAAACAATATAGAACTTAACAATTAAAACATAATCAAATACCATCATATATAGAATGTAACGctcaaaaatcatatatttatgaagtatgaaactTAGAATCCACATAACAGAGCATCTCATAATCATCATCAATTCATCAATCATCACATCAGGATTCAATCAACaagcatcatcatcatcatcattagttAATCATTGTCAACATCATGATTCAACTatcaaacatcatcatcatcaacccATCAATCAATCTGTACCTACCATCTCACTATGTATTGTCTCAAGAATACAAGCTCCACCAAAAACAAATACACATCATATGATACTTGGATTCCATTGAGGTTTGAGATACGACACGTTCGTACCCGCTATCTCATTATGGCATGTCTCAAAGGTTTAGGTTTCACCACTGACAATAATCCATCCCATGTACATTAAAATGGGTCACTAATCCTCTTGGGTGGTACATAGGAAGATTGTAACTTTCTGTTTTCAGGTGCTAAAGTGATTATTGTTGTGTTTATAAAGttagacaatttattttataattagctTGCAGCTATTAAAAATGAGATTTATGATCTTAGAGTTGTTAATGTTTTAGTGATGTGTATTTGTGGATAGTGATTTCATAATCACTACTACCTTAATGAGGACTAAACACTTTAGAACTCATTTAGAGCTAAACTGGTCAATTATAGAGCACAATTCTTATCTCCTAAAATGATTCCAGTTCTAAAATAATCATGTTGAGATTTCTGTACAATTTCAACAagaatctaaattttatttttgtatccctagtatattcaaattaaattccAAAGTCACTAATTATTGCTATAGTAATtcctattgtttattttattaattctttGTCTAAAATTATTTGCTATAGCTATTTTGGGTATTTTAAATAACTATCTTTGTGTCGAAATTTACTTGTAACTACAACATTGTGTTCTAAATTATATTCTactctttttcttcaattaaacCTATACCAATGTGTTCCTCCTACTAGTGGTTGGTGCATTGCTTGTGTTAACTACCTCTTTTGCGGTAGCCATCACTTCTTTAGGATCTTTTCCTATTGTACTGTTAAGTGAGCTCAATTCTCAAAGGCTGAGCTCTAAGACCATTTGAAGTGAATCAGAAAGTCACTAGTAAGTGGGTTGAATAGTGACACTTAACCGACTATGGTTTTATCTACAAAAAAACATGCAACTTCTGAAGTTTCTAAGATATATCAAAGTTTAGTTTCCCAAAGCTTTTTTAGGAGCAATCTTAATCCTTTAACAATACTttgtatgaaaataattttctaataaaatcttACAAAGATACTATCAAATAGGACTTAAGAAGCTACTAAAAATAATCAGATTTAGGGTAGTGCAGAAtctgtttttatcttttatgcATATAAGTAAAGGTTGCTTCTAAAGTTTGAAAACAATTTGAGAAAACTTCTTATGATCTTATATAAAAGATATGACATTGTAAAACATGTTTTCCCAAGTAAAAGATATAAAAGCAACAAAATAAAAGTAGTAAAAAAGGATAAAGCGCACAtagaatttatattggttcacccaCAACCTTGGGCTACATCCAATTCCTAAGCTCGTACAATTTCCACTAACACAAGCACCAaatgtgatattttttctttcctaaaTCCTCCACAAGATCCTATACCAGTATTCTATAAGCCTCTACAAGCTCTCCCTAAGTATTCTTTCAAAAAGCCTCTTCATGCTTCAACTAAGTATTCTTTCTAAAAGCCTCTCTAGACTTTGAAACCTTAGTAACACCTGTTACTTGACTCACACAACAACCTATTATGCTCACACACAACCTTGAGAAGCAACAATCCCCTGTTTTCTCTCTGGAGGTTCCTTATCCTAAATGGGTTCTATTTAGGCATAAGTACCTATACATCTCTCAAGGAAAAACTTGTCTGTAAGCTCTCCCTGAGAAGATGTTTACAAATTCTCTATGACTAGATAGATCTGTCTTTAAGGTTCTTAAGAGTCTAGGCTAAGGAAGATTATTGTTAGAAGCTAATggtatatatttacaatttggcttttgatttATAGCCTCTCTATCTTATTTTCCTTCCTAGCAAAGAACTCCAGTTGCACTTCAACATCTTATATAAAGCCTTGAAGATGATCGTTGCTCCTTATCTTGAGAGATTTAGAGGCTAAGGAGATTTGTTGTGAATTACATTCATCACACAGTTGGTTCCTCCTTTTCCTTAAATGAAACAACTTgcaaatttgaatttatgtttTTGGTGCTTGTTGTTGTTAGTGGCTCATGACTCATCCTTTCTCCAGCATAGTCGTGAGTTCTGCTACACTTAGAAAAACAAGTCTTTTGCATATTAgtgttcatttatttttctaccATTGCAAATGTTTGAaactccttttcttttctctggTTGCCTTGCTAAGGTAAAACTCATTGTTGATGACTAGTTCCTTTTTGTCAATCTGATCTTTTCCCGTAGATGTGTCATGACAATGTCTTATTACATTGATGCATGACTTTTTTCTTCACAGCTTCTGGTGTGTGGTTCTTGACAGTGTAGACATGTTTGTTTATACTATTGTCTTTTGCACTGTATCCTCTGATGATCCTTAAGTCATGTGTAGCTTCTTGACTTAAATATTACCTCTAGAATCATACTTCTAGTCATATGAAGCTTTTGATATCTACACTTTAACATATAATTCATGATTGTCCTTATATGCTTCTGGTTTCTTGCTTTTGAAGTTAGACAATCTTTAGATTTAAGAAACCTTCACCGCAGACCAATGCTTCACATCTTTCTCCATATATACTTCTTGAATAAGTTCTGTCTCTTTGAAAACACTCCAAGCGAACCATTAATAGGATATAAGTCTAAAAGACTTAGAATTTACTTCTTAAAAGTTTGTTGTCATTAAAACATCTATTTCAAAAAAAGATTCTATTTCAACACCCTCACCGTTGTGCTTCGAGGCAATAATGGAAGATCAACTCCGCAACCACCCTCTCACTAAATTTGGTAGAACGGTTctcatttgataaaataatatttaaaatattaatttatttaactcaAAAACTCATGAGCTATGTTACAAAACAAGAGTACacacaaaagaaaatgttacaAAATAAGACAGATATGATTACTTTAAGTTTACACAGATATAGGTATATATATACTTCTACAGAAGAAATCTAGAGAGCCCCTCTTTATCCCCTGTTTGCTTGACATCTTTCTCAGTCTGTTGTCTAAACTCCCTCGAAGTGAATTTCCTGTACGTAGCTGGCTTGATGTGGCTTTCTATAAGTGCATCTTCGGAGGGGCAATAAAAAAAAGCCATAGAAAACCTCTCTACTTTCTCGGCAGCAACCACTCGGTGTTTTATGCTTTTATAAACACCATTGCTGAATGCCTACACATTTTAGAAAAAAGCTTTTTGATTGGAGTCCAATAAAGGGAGGGTttactcaatttttttcctaaaactttttcaaatttttgtttttagtacttaatataaattttgatcaattAAAGTCGTCACTGGAGCAATTGAAAAGACAAacataaaaaagttatacatgATTATTGGACTGTTGTTATGTCGTTATTACTTAACAACAAAGATTGAAggtgttaacaaaaaaaaaaacttaagactaaaattaaaaatttgaaaaagtataaagacacaaacacataaaaaaatactttggaaaAATAAGCTAAAACAGTTTAATGCCTGTTATAAATCAAGCTTTTAtgcaataaaagaaagaaatcatgTTTTTATCTTAAACCTGATCATATTTTTAAGCCTTTTTGGTCCATTGAGATTTTGAAGCAAAGTTGGTCGGTTTGAAGTATTCGGACCGCTTATTGAAAAGCTTGCATACTGAAAGCATTTTAGAtagtttcttcttttttcactaGTTGAATAGCTTGATTGTTCGGTTAATAGGTTTTCTTAgtagtttataatattttttgagactacttaaaatattaacttctagttttgaattttttatattatttttttgtccttaattatttattaaaatttttttaatctttttcatttaactatttaaggaaatttttattattatttttattctttatgaaattttacattttcaattatttcaacacatAATTTCACCAAACACATATGCTTCAATAAGATAAGATAGGGAAAATGATAATTAGTATGAATTTGATAGCATGAATGTTGTGCACTAAGGAATCTAGATGATTtcccttattttatttatgcttaattataattaaaggtTTAATTGGATccctcaattattaaaaaatttaataaagtcatataattatttaaaaatactataatCATATCATTTTTGTCAACTTCGTGTGTTTGATTAACAAAAGTtgtgtaaataaatatttttgcattGGTTGTATTgtgaatcaatataaaaatatttatttacatcgGCTACAAATTTTAACAAGGATGTCATTTTACATCGGTTGTATTGACAACTGATATAAAATTGTCTTTTAATTTACATTGGTTATATTAATAactgatataaaaatatttatttgcataAGTCACAAACCTTAACAAAGATATCATTTTTATATCAGTTTTATGaacaattaatatgaaaatatcttgttttactaaaataatgtaaaaatatttattttcgttAATCAAACTAACAATTGATAGAAATGATAGaattttagtgtttttaaataattagggGACTTGATTggacttttttaaaattgaggatccaacttttaatttaattaggaaACAATTGTATAATTAAGCGATTTTTAAATCTTAGCCAATAAAACTAAACAAGTAGGATGCGTGTGTTTTCATACTACTAATCTTCATACCATATAACAATATTCATAAGATAGTTTTTTCACTTTCaactaatttctaattaatttttcagcttctaattaatttttttcgactaattttatcaaacataacatatattaatattcTAACAATGGGCTTGAATTTCCAGTAGGAATGTTTCAACGGTATATGT
This region of Glycine soja cultivar W05 chromosome 17, ASM419377v2, whole genome shotgun sequence genomic DNA includes:
- the LOC114391531 gene encoding LOB domain-containing protein 24-like, producing the protein MSTCGACKYQRRRCYSDICMFAPYFPAENIQRFACVHHVFGGGNVGSMLNITKPKLRGWVVKTLAYQAEARVRDPVHGCVGLIRELEENHRKVKEDLAKAQMELARYMGPEFVRKLSPNYGGESSLKGKFVAHLQPTTMELDFAPSIAIDVDDLDKWDPFPPWETSFQNVGPSSSHAHGEGGNRKGKGVAP